The genomic DNA TGCAATACTGATGCCTTGGTCCCAAGCTCATTGATTGTGTTGAACAAAGCAGAAAAAATGATGTTAACTTGTTCAGAATGCGTCTCCTTTTCCCAATTTGCATCCCACCTATTAATTATTATCAATAGCAAAAGGAAATTTAGCTTGTGAACCTTTTAGAGAAGATCAAATAACAGGAAACAACACAGACTTCTCCATCAACGAAATAAGATCTTGATGCTCCTCTATAGATTCTTCATTGTCAAAGAAGTCATCAACCACAGTGCCAAGAAGGCTGCCTTTGGCATATGACATGCGAGCATCGCACATTTGAGGAGTGAAAAGTATTGCAGCAGcacaaaaataacaaaaaatgTTCCTTTGCCGGACAAATTCCAGTTGATCTAGTTTGTTATCTTTCACCCAACTGTCAAATTCAAGAAATATGAtcacagaaaaagaaaaagaggaggattAAACTATCTAGTCATGTACACAATAGAACAGTGAAAATACTTGTTGAACATCTGGAGTTCTTCCTGATATCTATGCTGAGAAGTTTCAAAGGAACCCAATGCCAATTCCACTAGATCACTATCCTTTATGCTATAACGCCTATTTAcagattcaaaaaaaaaaaaaaatcaatagcaTAATGCAGATTTTTGGCGCGCCTTTCATTCATATTCAAATCTTACTTGTATGAagttttgagaacttgcaagttGTCAAGAGTGAAGTTCTCAATggtacttttatgctctaaacgTTCAACATTGGACCAAATCGGAAACTCTAGAGCATAATCCACCTGAAGCAATTCCAAATTTGTCAATGTTCAGACATGGTTTTTCTTTGCAAGTAACAACTTTTTATCATCAAAAGGTGATTGACCATTTACCTCTTGTAAACCAATCTGGTTTGGGGGATTTCGGTTGGTGATTAATGCTTCTTTCAGAAACATTCTTGACCAGGAGGCTAATTTGTCTAAACCTTTCTCGTtgggaaatattttaatttgtgATGCCTTGTATAATTCCAATACCACGTTCACATCCTTCCGATATCCTTGCAATGTATTGTTAAAATAGTGCTCATCATTGAGACGACTTAAGCAATCTACACCAATTTAAACCAGCATCACAGTCACCAATAGGTATCATACATATGATTCGATATCAACATAAATATAACAATCACCTGAAGATACATCATATCCATTCAATCGAAGAAGGCGAAAAGCCATGGCACATGTGGCTACATCGGAATAGATTTCTTCCTCCTCGAGCAACCAGCTTCTGCATATGTTAGAAGgcaattttgtttttaaaaaatcacaATTATTCCAAAGAATTAAATATTTAGCAGTGCACCTATATGTTTTATCCAAGATGCTCTTTATCTCATGTCTGAAGTGCTCGGCTATTCCCAACTTTTCAATACTGTCAATAAGATGAAGATGTGTATGCACATCCATGGGATATAATGTAGGAACTGTGAAGAACCAACAAGTAGATTTAGAATAATAAATATGTAAACATTAGTAAACTCACTTCTATTTTCCATAAGATATGAGAATCTTCAATCACCTGAACTATCAAACTTCAATAGAAGAGAATGCAAGTATTCATGTGCCTTAGAATCATAATGATGCATCATTGCAGCAGCAGTTGTTGCAGGTGAATTAAACAATGATCCATTTTTTTGCTGATATTTCATAGTTTTCGTCCAGTCGTGTGCATTCCCTAATCCTTCGGCAACATATGCTAAGTAGGCTTCTCTTGCGTTGCAACTTCCTTGTTCTCTTACATGTTACAAATAAGTCTGTTTCAATAATCTctaagaacatttaggaaaaCATAATCTGGTACTATAATTGATTTTTAGCTGCCATCATTTATGATGCAATTGATGCCATTAGAGATTAGAGAACTATGAAAAACTGGTGGAACCATCATGCACAACATTTGTATATAAGAAATTACAAACAGAAAATAGGAACAGTTTCTGTCCTAAACTAGGACTTAGTCTAAGTACAATTCCAACCTGAGTAGTTCTGCATTTCGTCGGCCGAGCATGTTACCTATCTCATGATGTTCTATAGGAACATCTAAACCAATGTTGATGGCATATTCAAGCATGCCTGGAAATATAATATCGAAGCCAATAGGTGACTGCAAGTGCTCATCCAAAATGGATGAAGAATTACTCCCAATAAAGTTCAGACCTGCAGTAACAACATGCATGACTTGTCATTTAACACATATCAATCAAATGCTATAACACTGTTTATCATCACTTACCCTTCCTGACTTGTTCCTGACCAACTTTCCAGCGTTCTAGAGCAATTATACAAGCTAATGTCGAAGACAGGTAGTCTTTAACAAGAATGGGTTGGAAGTGATCGAGTCCCCACGATCCATCAGAATGTTGATGCTTTATTATCCAATCAAGGCATTGTGGAAAGCATGGTTGGTTAGGAGAAGTTGGAGAAGGAACCATAGCTACCCATGCAGTGTCATAAGATGAAGCTGAAAGTTGGACCTTCTGGAATTGCATATTGATTCTTTCAATTGATCCGCCCTGGCACTACAATAAATTTGAAACTTATTTGAAACATACAACAAAGATTTCCATCATATTTAGACGATAAATATGAACAAAATTGCCACTACACCATATATGTTTTGTTGCCACTTCTATGCATCTTGCATCCTAGATCAGTAAGTGCTGCACCAATTAGCAGGAATACAAGGATTATATGAGAGAATTTTATTAGAAAAGATTTTCACTGATTTTCTATTTACGATAGATGTTTGCAATGTATAAGGAGGaacaatgaagaagaagaatacgAAAAACAGTTTGTAAGTATGCCTTGTATACTGAACATTGAACTTACTAGTACATTTAGGAGCAATAGCTATGACAGAATGCATGATCTGCAATGATGGACTCATTGGAGAATCTGTATCTGCACACCTTAAGTAAATAGTTTGCATTTCCAAAGAATCTATGCTCTTTATAGAACTTACTCCATTAATTTAGGAGCAAAAGTTaattatgacaaaaaaaaaaaaattgtcaagacACGTGTTCAGTAGGAAGTCAGTCAATGAATAGTCTGAGGATGTGATGGATTGAGATGAATGCTGGAGCTTAGATTAACGTTGgtttatcaaattttatttttaaaaaataaatattaaaaaaatgtctTATTCTAACATTCtgttttcttttcaaaatatatttttaatttaaatgatcTAATACTTTTATAATAGTCTTTGTCAAAATAGTTTCGTGTTAGAACAGTTTGGACTAAAAACATTTGGATCGGACgaataagaaagataatttaGAGAAAAATATTAGGGCGGAATGTCTTGTTCATAATTTTTTCAACGTGAAAGTCTCTTTTAACAcaataaaaatatctaattttaaaatatattttatgttaataaaaataattcaaatataaatatacttgtttgtatttttattttttatttaattatagcatataattttatttatttatttatttatagtaggtttttttattttgaaaagaataataaaaatttatgtaCTTTT from Zingiber officinale cultivar Zhangliang chromosome 4A, Zo_v1.1, whole genome shotgun sequence includes the following:
- the LOC121970373 gene encoding ent-kaur-16-ene synthase, chloroplastic-like; protein product: MQTIYLRCADTDSPMSPSLQIMHSVIAIAPKCTTLTDLGCKMHRSGNKTYMCQGGSIERINMQFQKVQLSASSYDTAWVAMVPSPTSPNQPCFPQCLDWIIKHQHSDGSWGLDHFQPILVKDYLSSTLACIIALERWKVGQEQVRKGLNFIGSNSSSILDEHLQSPIGFDIIFPGMLEYAINIGLDVPIEHHEIGNMLGRRNAELLREQGSCNAREAYLAYVAEGLGNAHDWTKTMKYQQKNGSLFNSPATTAAAMMHHYDSKAHEYLHSLLLKFDSSVPTLYPMDVHTHLHLIDSIEKLGIAEHFRHEIKSILDKTYRSWLLEEEEIYSDVATCAMAFRLLRLNGYDVSSDCLSRLNDEHYFNNTLQGYRKDVNVVLELYKASQIKIFPNEKGLDKLASWSRMFLKEALITNRNPPNQIGLQEVDYALEFPIWSNVERLEHKSTIENFTLDNLQVLKTSYKRYSIKDSDLVELALGSFETSQHRYQEELQMFNNWVKDNKLDQLEFVRQRNIFCYFCAAAILFTPQMCDARMSYAKGSLLGTVVDDFFDNEESIEEHQDLISLMEKWDANWEKETHSEQVNIIFSALFNTINELGTKASVLQKRAITHHLVEAWLRLMNSMMKEAEWKISKEVPSMDEYMKNGFVSFALEPVILPTLYFLVPELPEAAVRNTEYENLFRLVSICGRLLNDMQSFQRECEEGKVNAVSLRLLHSAGSTSEEEAKQQIRGEIESARTELLRMVVQQDGSVVPRPCKDLFWKTCKILHLFYTNNDEFTSPKEIVRTVHAVIHEPIKTKHI